The proteins below are encoded in one region of Scyliorhinus torazame isolate Kashiwa2021f chromosome 16, sScyTor2.1, whole genome shotgun sequence:
- the LOC140393371 gene encoding inositol 1,4,5-trisphosphate receptor-interacting protein — translation MPVGIIAMCLLMAATVIDRPFTFEQANGSLEQERLEESLSRMKDREEQLGAEMQRLQKEFAESVPGESGSGSGGELGREEQHIWNLWSALSVIAFVLLEIWRRDTDPLQELSVQDEDSDVIGDLSQSAELPDHRTLLHFYDKCVRVSGNELSRTKELVEGCADDLLEALRSVCNRDLDMEVEECIGIGSVYENWRLKKPLVCDLIVPFTPPEPYSFQADVLCSGGGVPGELSFGRIRVIHPGEDPSTCLCGRTQLGEDMLCLVHGEQIVGSKLDRPEQKDQLLWSTTAPYLSKASVIRWFQGALTRAWAKISHKYDFDLSFRDLERPGALRIRFRSGKSVHFNISPVVEFENSDVYFVPVLATGQANTSWPFTFAVYEKRFLKLMAKKLPETSCHLMCLQAVSFLHEKQCKLTGASGLRHYHMKTALLHLLCRQPLPDWRSSCLQLRLRDLLGFLEKALLEKRLNHFIIGNAAALPDFDIPDIFRSAQPLNLLRVLVSHGAWYRRARSTLAEMMRNAAVLIREYSPENARDNGAATEPS, via the coding sequence ATGCCAGTTGGGATCATAGCCATGTGCCTGTTAATGGCTGCCACAGTGATCGATCGTCCATTCACCTTCGAGCAGGCAAATGGGAGTTTAGAACAGGAGCGTTTGGAGGAGAGTTTGAGCAGGATGAAGGATCGAGAGGAACAGCTGGGAGCTGAGATGCAGAGGCTGCAGAAGGAATTTGCAGAGTCAGTTCCTGGAGAATCGGGATCAGGGTCCGGCGGGGAGCTTGGGAGGGAGGAACAGCACATCTGGAACCTGTGGAGCGCTCTGTCTGTCATCGCCTTTGTGTTGCTTGAGATCTGGAgacgggacactgaccccctgcAGGAGCTGAGCGTGCAGGATGAAGACTCTGATGTCATTGGAGACTTGTCCCAGTCTGCAGAGCTCCCAGACCACCGGACACTGCTCCACTTTTATGACAAGTGTGTCCGAGTGTCGGGTAACGAGCTGTCCAGGACCAAGGAGCTGGTGGAGGGCTGTGCGGATGATTTACTGGAGGCCTTGAGGAGTGTGTGTAACCGGGATCTGGACATGGAGGTGGAGGAATGCATTGGAATTGGGAGTGTGTATGAGAACTGGAGACTGAAGAAGCCCTTGGTGTGTGATCTGATAGTACCCTTCACTCCCCCCGAACCGTACTCTTTCCAAGCTGATGTGCTGTGTTCAGGGGGAGGGGTCCCTGGTGAGCTCAGCTTTGGGAGAATCCGTGTTATCCATCCAGGTGAGGATCCATCGACTTGTCTTTGTGGCCGGACGCAGCTGGGGGAGGACATGTTGTGCCTGGTGCACGGCGAGCAGATTGTGGGGAGCAAACTGGACAGGCCCGAGCAGAAAGACCAGTTGCTCTGGTCCACAACCGCTCCCTATCTGAGCAAAGCTTCGGTCATCCGCTGGTTCCAGGGAGCTCTGACCAGAGCCTGGGCCAAGATCTCCCACAAGTACGATTTTGACCTCTCCTTTCGGGATCTGGAGAGACCTGGTGCTCTGAGAATTAGATTTCGCTCTGGGAAAAGCGTCCATTTCAACATCTCCCCGGTGGTGGAGTTTGAAAACTCTGATGTTTACTTTGTACCCGTCCTTGCCACTGGCCAAGCAAACACCTCCTGGCCCTTTACATTCGCTGTCTATGAGAAGCGCTTTCTAAAGCTGATGGCCAAGAAGCTTCCGGAAACTTCCTGCCACCTGATGTGTCTCCAAGCGGTGTCCTTTCTCCACGAGAAGCAGTGCAAGCTGACGGGGGCCAGTGGGCTCCGCCACTATCACATGAAGACGGCTCTGTTGCACCTCCTCTGCAGACAGCCCCTGCCAGACTGGCGCTCTTCCTGCCTGCAGCTCCGCCTCAGGGATTTGCTCGGGTTTCTGGAGAAGGCCTTGCTGGAGAAACGGCTCAACCACTTCATTATTGGCAACGCCGCCGCCCTCCCCGACTTCGACATTCCGGACATCTTCCGCTCAGCCCAGCCTCTCAACCTGCTGCGGGTGTTAGTCTCACACGGCGCCTGGTACCGGAGAGCGCGGAGCACCTTGGCCGAGATGATGAGGAATGCAGCCGTCCTGATCCGGGAATACAGTCCGGAAAATGCCAGGGACAATGGAGCAGCCACCGAGCCCAGCTAG